The sequence below is a genomic window from Flagellimonas marinaquae.
TCTTTTGCGAATTGCCCTGCAAAGCTCATCAACTTTAGTAAAGACCTCCAAAATGTTGTTTCCGTCGATGATCCTGGACTCTATGCCATATCCTTTGGCCCTATCCGCCAGGTGCTCGCAATTATATTGTTCGTTTGTGGGTGTGGACAGGCCATAACCGTTGTTCTCGATACAGAACAACACAGGTAAATTCCAAACGGAGGCTACGTTCAACGCTTCGTGAAAATCCCCTTCGCTGGTCGCCCCTTCTCCTGTAAAAACAGCCGTTACCCGCTTTTTTCTCCTTAGCATATCGGCCAATGCAATTCCATCGGCAACACCTAATTGTGGGCCCAAATGGGAGATCATCCCCACGATTTTATATTCTTGGGTTCCAAAATGGAAACTTCGGTCCCTACCTTGTGTAAATCCGTTCTGCTTGCCTTGCCATTGGGAAAAAAGTCGGTTCAATGGGATGTTGCGCGAGGTAAAAACCCCTAGATTTCGGTGCATGGGCAGAATGTACTCGTTTTCCTTAAGAGCTTGTGTAACCCCTACAGAAATGGCCTCTTGGCCCATACCACTAAACCATTTTGAAATTTTGCCCTGCCTAAGTAGAATCAGCATCTTTTCCTCTATCATTCTAGGCTTCAGCATACCTTTGTACAAATCCAGCAACTTATGTTCTTCCAAGTTGCCCACATGATATCTCATACAATAAAATTCTGTTCGGTAAATGTAGTAAAAAGCCGTTCAAACTCTTAAGAAAAGAAAATCCTAAAGCAGAATTTCCTATTTTTGATATTATTCCAAAGATGATATTATGAGTGCTATACCAAGCGTGGACCTGAAAGATTTTGTTTCGGGCGATCCAGAACGAAAGGATAAATTTGTGAAAGAAATTGGTACCGCTTTCGAGGATATCGGTTTTGTTGCCTTGGGCGGACATTTTTTATCCGATGAACTGGTCGAAAGTCTTTATTCCGAGATTAAAAAATTCTTTGAGCTACCACAAGAAGTTAAAGACACATACGAGATAGAGGGCATTGGGGGGCAAAGAGGCTACACTTCCTTCGGAAAAGAACACGCCAAGGGGAAAAAGGAAGGCGACCTTAAAGAGTTTTGGCATTTTGGCCAATACGTTGAGGACAACCCAAAACTAAAAGCTGAATATCCGGATAATGTAACGGTCAAAGAACTGCCCAACTTTAACAGTGTTGGTAAAGAAACATACCAAATGCTGGAAAAAACAGCAAAATATGTGTTGCGTGCCCTGGCATTGCACCTAGGGCTAGAGGAAAACTACTTTGATGATTACATTAAAAATGGCAATTCCATTTTGAGACCCATACACTACCCTCCTATTACCGAAGAACCCAAGAATGCGGTAAGAGCTGCGGCCCATGGGGACATTAATCTTATTACTTTGTTGATGGGCGCCCATGGCAAGGGGCTTCAAGTAAAAGATCACCAAGGCAATTGGGTGGATGCCATTGCCAAACCCGACCAGTTGATGATCAATGTCGGTGATATGCTGTCCAGATTGTCCAACAATAAGCTAAAATCCACTATTCACCAGGTAGTAAACCCACCAAGGGAACTTTGGGGCACTTCGCGCTATTCCATTCCATTTTTTATGCATCCAGTGAGCGATATGCCTTTAAATTGTTTGGAAAATTGCATCGACGAAGAGCACCCGAAAGCATTTGATGACATTACTGCGGGAGAGTTTTTGCACGAAAGATTAATCGATTTAGGACTGATAAAGAAATAAATATGGACCTGGGAGACCAATTAAAAAACCTATTTCCAGACCACGTTCCAGAAGAAGAACCCGATAAAGAACAGGGAAAATCGCCATATTGGCTGCAGGATGAACCTGTTATCTGCAAATATGAAAAACGCAAAGGCAAGCCCATAACCATTATTGAAGGGTACAATGGAGCCAACAGTGACTTCAAAAAATTGACCAAAGACCTAAAAACTTTTTTAGGGGTAGGCGGCAGTTTTAAGAACGAAACCATAATCATACAAGGGGATTACAGGGATAAAATAATGGATTTCCTAAAGGAAAATGGGTTTTCGGTAAAACGCGTCGGTGGATGATGTTCAACCATTCCGCAATAGAATAAAGTGGATTTATTGATAGTCAAGCAACCCGGGGACACCAATGTTTTTTTAAAAAATTTTTGTGTTGTTGCTTTAAGTCTTACTTTTATTATTCCTAACCAACGAAAATAAAGCTGAAAATGAAATCACTGTTGCACATAACCAACGGGGACAGTTTCACATCCAAACTACAGTCTTTACAGTTAAAAGGAGATGTAATTACATGGAGGGAAATGCTTTGCGAAGGCAAAACACTCTCCACAGTAGGGAGCGAATCGTTCTGGAAAACCAGGTTCGAATTCCTCAATAAAAATTACAAAGTCTCCAAGTCTTGGTTTATTGAAAAAACCTTAAAGGAATATAGATCTCTATGCAACCATAAACAACAAGATCAAATTGTTTTGTGGTTCGAATACGATCTTTTTTGTCAAATAAATATGCTGGCGGTATTGAGCTGGCTAAAAACTCATAGAAGACATGCCGAAGTATCTCTTGTATGCAGTGGCAAAGAAGACAATTCCGGCAGACTATACGGTCTTAACGAACTGAGCGATGACAAATTATTGGAGCTTTACGATAATCGAAAGGTACTGACCCAGGATGACATTGAATATGCGGACTACATTTGGCAATTATATTGTAGCGACAACCCTATCCGATTAGAAAATCAAATTGCCAACAACGATTTCCAATTCGAATACCTCTCCGATGCCCTCAAAACCCATCTTAAACGATTCCCTACCATTAAAAATGGATTGAACGACCTTGAGAACCATATTTTGGAAACCGCAAAGAGCCAAAAACCTAAATCCAAAAAGGAATTGATGCGCGAGTTGTTGACAAATCAAGGATTTTATGGTTTTGGTGATACACAGTACGAACGAATGATTTTATCCCTAAAACCGCTTTTTAGTTCTTTTGACCCGGTAAAACTTACAAAAAAGGGACTGGATGTTTTAAAGCAGGACACTAATTATTATTCAGAAATACGTGATAATCAAATGTATTTGGGAGGCTCCTTAAAGTATAACTTCTTATACAATACCGATACAAACCGCATTCTTAAATTGTAACCAAAATGGATTCATCTTTGGGCAACTCAGAGCTTATTCTGAATCCTGATGGAAGTATCTATCACCTGAACCTGCACCCAGGTGACATTGCCCATACCATAATTACCGTGGGCGATCAAAATCGAGTCCATGAAGTTTCCAAATACTTTGATTCCATTGAAGTAAAAAAGAGTAAACGCGAATTTGTTACACATACCGGATATTGTTCCGGTAAACGGATTACAGTAATCTCCACAGGCATCGGTACCGACAATATCGACATTGTTTTTAATGAACTCGACGCACTCGTAAACATAGATTTTACTTCTAGACAAATTAAATCAGAAAAGAAACAGCTTAATTTTATACGGGTCGGTACATCTGGCTCACTACAAGCCGATATTCCCGTTGACTCTTTTTTGATGAGTGCTGCAGGAATAGGTTTTGACAACCTGATGCACTTTTATGATAGTACGGATATTCGGAACACCGAACTGGAATCTCATCTTACCAATTACTTGTCATGGGACGATTACCATATACACCCGTATGTGGTCGATTTTGATGAAAAATTAGGTGAAGTAATGCGTTCAAATCGTATACGATTGGGTATAACAGGAACAAATTCAGGATTTTATGGGCCTCAAGGAAGAGTATTAAGACTACAACCGGCAATTCCTGACTTTAACGAAAAACTTGCTGGTTTTACCTATAAAAACCTAAAGATCACCAATCTGGAAATGGAAACCGCTGCCATGTACGGTATTGCCAAATTACATGGACATAGAGCTATTTCATTAAATGCCATAATTGCCAATAGGGCAACAAGCGAGTTTTCCAAGGATGGAAAAAAGACCATAGATGAGTTGATACAATATACCTTGGAGTGCATAGTCAAAAGTTAACTGGTATAATTTTATATCTTCAGTTTTTTAAAATATACCGACCGGAACCCTATGAAACAAACCATGAAAAAAATCGCCAAATGAAAAGAGTAAAGATTATTGGGGTTCCAGAACATTTTAACCTGCCATGGCACCTGGCACTCGAGGACAATGCCTTTAAGGATAGGGGCATCCAACTCGAGTGGACCGATATACCTGAAGGTACCGGAAAAATGACCCAAATGCTTCAACACGGCGAAGCGGACCTTGGCGTAATCCTCACCGAAGGGGTCATTAAAAGTATTTCACAGGGAAATCCCGTAAAAATTGTGCAAGAATATGTATCCTCTCCCCTACTTTGGGGCATTCATGTGGATGCCAACAGTGAACGAAATTCTGTCGCAGCTCTTAAAGATGATAAAGTTGCCATTAGCCGAATGGGAAGTGGAAGTCATTTAATGGCCTATATCCATGCACAGGACAGTGGCTGGGATACGGAAAACCTGGAGTTTGAAATCATCAATAATTTGGATGGAGCAGTAGAAAACCTATCAAATGGTTCCAACGCTTATTTTATGTGGGAACATTTTACCACAAAACCACTTGTGGACAATGGCACCTTTAGGCGTTTGGGCGACTGCCCTACCCCTTGGCCTTGTTTTGTGATTGCTGCCACGGACACATTTATTTCCAAAAACGCCGGTGCCCTGGCTCATATTCTGGATATCATCAACACCTATACTTCAGAATTTAAGCAAATTCCAAGTATAGACAGGACATTGTCCAACAGATACGGGCAAAAACTGGAAGACATAAAAGAATGGCTTTCCAAAACCACTTGGGGACAAAAGCAATTGCCTGAACAAACCGTAAATGAGGTTCAATCCAGACTATTTGATCTAAACTTGATTGACGAAGTAAAATCGCCGAAAACCTTTCTTTGGAAATAAGATCCAGTTGGGGCAAAAGTACCGTCCTACCAATCAATGGGCGTTTTGCCCATTTGGGCCAATAATGTATTTGTTTTGCTGAAATGCTGATTGCCGAACCACAGTCCACGGTTGGCGCTCAATGGCGATGGATGACCGGAGGTCAAAATGTGATGCTTCGTTGTATCGATCAATGATGATTTTTTCTTGGCAAATCCACCCCAGAGCAAAAAAATAACGCCCTCCAATTCATTTGAAACTGTTTGTATCACCGCATCGGTAAATTGCTCCCAACCTTTTTTTTGATGGCTTCCGGCCTGTTGCGCCCTTACCGTAAGCGTAGCGTTCAACAATAGAACCCCTTGATCGGCCCAACGTTGCAGATTACCACTTTCTGGATAAGGTTTGCCCAAATCCATATTGATCTCTTTAAAAATATTCATCAAAGATAGCGGATGTGGAATCCCGTCTTTGACCGAAAAGCACAGCCCATTGGCTTGATCGGGGCCATGATAAGGATCTTGACCGATCACAACAACCTTGGTTTCGTGAAACGGAAAATGATTAAAAGCCGAAAAAATCTCTTGGTCCTTTGGGTAGCAAGTGTATTGCTGATATTCCTGTTTTACAAATCCGGTCAACTCCTTAAAATAAGGTTTATCAAACTCCTTTTGAAGTTGAATTTTCCAACTAGGCCCAATGTTTACGTCCATGTGATAACTTTACTTCTTTTTGGTCAGTTTATAGATCAAATACCCGATTCCAACCACAAAATGTAGCAATATCACCCCAGCTATAATATAAATAACGGTATTGTCGCCCCTCATTTTAACTTAGATCTATGTAAAGGATTAAGCTGCAATCAAAAGTACACAAACCAACTTGTTTTTGCCAAAGGGCGTGTCTTTAAAAACACATCAAAATCATATCTTTGCGATGCTAGAAGAAATAGATGCAACAGATACACCCCAAAACACTTCAAGATTTAGAATTCCCAACTGTATTGACCCAAATAGCCTTGCGCTGCAATACGGAACTGGGAAAAGCAGATGCCTTGAACATGGTTCCATTTAAACAAAAAGAGGAACTTATGCATGTACTGGGGGAAACTTCGGAGTATTTGGCTTCCTTTTCCAACGACAACCGTATTCCTAACCACGGCTTCGACCAAATCAATAGTGAACTTGGTCTTTTAAAGATAGACAACAGCACCTTGGAGATTGCAGGGTTCCGAAAAATTGGCGGCATCTGCAAAACTGTGGCGATCCATCAAAAATTCTTTAAAAAGTTCAAGGAATACTACCCATTGCTTTTTGAAAAAATTGATGCTTTGGAGCTACAGCCGGACATTCCCGGTGCCATCGATGAAGTTATCGACAAATTTGGAGAAATCAAAGATTCCGCCTCCACTGAACTGAGGTACATTCGGACCCAGATCAACGAAGTCCGCGGTAAGATCAATCAGAGTTTTGGGGCTGCCCTCGGACGATATCAGTCCTTGGATTTTCTGGATGAAATCCGTGAGTCCGTAGTGGAAAACCGCCGGGTTTTGGCGGTAAAAGCCATGCACCGAAAAAAAGTGAAAGGTACCGTAATGGGTACGTCCAAAACCGGGAGTATCGTGTACATTGTGCCAGAAGCTACGCTAACCTATACCAGGGAACTTGGTAATTTGGAGTTTGAGGAAAAAGAAGAGGTACAGCGCATACTGAACCAGCTTACGGATACCATCAGGCCCTATCGGGATGTACTAATGGACTATCAAACCTATTTGTCCAATACGGATATCACCGCAGCCAAGGCAAAATATGCCAACGAGATGAACGGCATTTTGCCCGAGGTCAACGAAGAAAGGAAATTGTTCCTTCGTGATGCCTACCATCCACTACTCTTTTTATCCAATAAAAGAAAAAACGAAAAAACCTGGCCGCAGACCATAAAACTGCACCAGGAAAATCGAATTATCGTAATTTCCGGCCCCAATGCAGGTGGAAAAAGTATCACTCTTAAGACAATCGGGTTGCTTCAAGTAATGCTCCAGAGCGGTATGCTGATTCCTGTACACGAGCGCAGTTCAGTTTGCTTTTTTGATAAGATATTAACGGATATCGGAGACAATCAATCCATTGAAAATCATTTGAGTACCTACAGTTATCGACTTAAGAACATGAATCATTTTCTAAGAAAATGCAACGATAAAACCTTGTTCCTGATCGATGAGTTCGGTACAGGTAGCGACCCTGAATTGGGTGGGGCTTTGGCAGAAGCATTCTTGGAAGTATTCTACGAGCGTGAAGCCTATGGCGTTATCACCACTCACTATGCCAATTTAAAGGCTTTGGCCAACGAATTGCCCCATGCAACCAATGCGAATATGTTGTTCAACTCCAAAACCTTGGAACCTACTTTTCAGTTGGTGTTGGGAGAAGCAGGAAGCTCCTTCACTTTCGAGGTGGCGCAAAAGAACGGCATCCCCTACTCCCTGATCAACAAGGCGAAAAAGAAAATTGAACGTGGCAAGGTCCGTTTTGATGCTACTATTGCCAAGCTGCAAAAAGAACGCAGCAAAATGGTGGAAACCGGCTCTAAATTAAAGGAAGAAGAAATTAAGGCCAGGGAGGAATCCGAGCGCTTGGAACAATTAAACTCCAAAATCAAATCCAAGTTGGAGAGCTACCAGGAAATGTACGACCACAACCAGCGCATGATCCAATTGGGAAATAAAGTAAACACAGCTGCCGAAAAATATTTTATTGACAAAAAGAAACGACCATTGATATCGGAAATGCTCCGAATCGTGGAAACCGAGAACAGCAAGCGTAAAAAAACCACAGCCAAAAAGGCCAAGGCCCAACAAGAAGAAAAGAAGCAAGTGGCCCAAGAGCTGGAGCAAAAAATCAAGAAGGTCCGTGTAGAAAAGAAAATAAAAAAGAAAAAGGAAATCCAGGCCGAAAAGAACAAACCCCGCCCCGTGTTCAAAGTAGGCGATCGTGTCCGTTTATTAGATGGCAAGGCAGTGGGCACCATTGACACTTTGGAAAAAGGCAAAGCCGTTGTAAATTACGGTATGTTTACCACTAATGTAAGTGTTGACCAATTGGATTTGGTCGAGGCTAAAAAGAAATAGCCACGCCACAGCTCTTCCAAGGTCAAATTTTACGCATCTGAATAATTTTCAACAACATAATCTCCCCAATCCGCAATAGATTGGATCAAGGGTATTAAAGTTTTGCCAAAATCGGTCAACGAATATTCCACTTTTAACGGCGGTTTTGAAGTGTACACCTTTCTTTTGATCAAACCATCCTCTTCCAAGGCTTTTAATTGTAGGCTCAAGGTCCTCTCGGTTACCGCGGGCATTGTTTTTCGCAACTCACTGTACCTTAAAGTATCATGCATTAAATGATAAAGAATCACTGTTTTCCATTTACCGCCGATCAGCCCCATCGTTAAACTGGCGCAACATGGATATTTGGTCCCTTTATAATTGAGCATCTTTGGTTCATTTTCTTCCATAAGGCTATACTATCATTTATGACCGTTATTGCAAAGATAGAATACTATACTTACGTTTGCAACTATAAATAGTATAGCAACTAATATTTGTATATAGAAATGGAAGCAAAAGTTAATAATCAAATTGATTTAAAAGAAGTACTGAATTGGAGGTATACCACAAAAGAGTTTGATCCAACCAAAAAAATCGCAAAAGAAGACGAAGACAACATTAAAGCATTGCTGCAAATGAGTGCTTCGTCCATCAACTCACAGCCATGGCATTTTATAATTGCCAGCACGGATGAAGGCAAACAAAGACTGGCGAAGGGGACCGAAGGTTTTTTCAGTTTCAACAAACCAAAGGTTTTAGATGCCTCGCATGTGGTTCTGTTCTGCTCCAAAACGGATATACATGATGATTACCTCCAGCATGTAACGGATATCGAGGATGCAGACGGCCGATTTGCAAAGGAAGAGTTCAAAACACAGAATTTTGGGGCAAAACAATTGTTTACCAACATCCACAGGTTTGATCTGAAGGATGCCCAACATTGGATGGAAAAACAAGTGTATCTGAACATTGGCAATTTCCTTCTTGGCGTTGCGGCCCTTGGCATTGATGCTGTCCCAATGGAAGGAATTGATGTAAAGGCCCTGGACGAAGAGTTTGGACTGCGCGAAAAAGGATATACCTCACTTGTGATGGTAGGTTTGGGCTATAGATCAGCAAACGATTTTAATGCCAGCTTACCAAAGTCCCGATTGCCGAAAACGGAAATTTTCACAGAGATATAGAGTACCATGCACACAAGAACAAACACATTTATAGCGATAACATCCTTATTCATTGCGCTTGGGTGTAACCAACACAAAGAATCTGTAAAACCTAAAAACAGTGGGGCTACCGAAAAGACAATTGAACCCACAAACAAGGTAGTGTTGAGCTCTGATATTGTTTGGCAAAAATTGAATCCCGCACGTGGGGACCAAAGTCCACAGGCGGGCACAATATGGGGCAATAGGAATGGAAAGGTCGCCACTGGCTTTCTAGCGAAATTTACGGATGGATTTTCCTCTCCTCCCCACATTCACAATGTAACCTACAGGGCAGTGGTATTAAAAGGCTCCATACACAATGATGACCCCAAAGCGGAACATATGTGGATGACCCCTGGCAGCTTTTGGACACAACCGCAAGGAGAAGCACACATTACATCGGCCAAAGGCGACGAAAACATTGCTTATGTGGAAATTGATCATGGCCCTTATTTGGTAAAGCCCACGGATAAAGCTTTTGACAATGGCGAAAGGCCCATCAATATAGATGCTTCCAATGTGGTTTGGTTGAACTACGAAAAAAGCGAGTGGCTTGCCAAGGACAGCAAAGCGGAAATCAGTTTTCTATGGAAAAGCCATACAGATAATGCGCTCCAAGGCGTATTCGTTAAGCTTCCAAAAAGATTCAACGGTAAGCTCCACAGTACTGGAAATATTTTTCATGCGGTGGTGGTCCAGGGCGGTTTGGATTACACCTTGCCGCAGACAAACGAAATTAAAGCATTGGATATCGGTAGTTACTTTACTTCGTCCGATCGGGCTTTACATTCCATTGCCAACACCTCCGATAAGGAAACAATCCTGTACATACGAACCAATGGTTCCCTTAATATTGATTAGCAATGAA
It includes:
- a CDS encoding winged helix-turn-helix transcriptional regulator — protein: MEENEPKMLNYKGTKYPCCASLTMGLIGGKWKTVILYHLMHDTLRYSELRKTMPAVTERTLSLQLKALEEDGLIKRKVYTSKPPLKVEYSLTDFGKTLIPLIQSIADWGDYVVENYSDA
- a CDS encoding nucleoside phosphorylase, yielding MDSSLGNSELILNPDGSIYHLNLHPGDIAHTIITVGDQNRVHEVSKYFDSIEVKKSKREFVTHTGYCSGKRITVISTGIGTDNIDIVFNELDALVNIDFTSRQIKSEKKQLNFIRVGTSGSLQADIPVDSFLMSAAGIGFDNLMHFYDSTDIRNTELESHLTNYLSWDDYHIHPYVVDFDEKLGEVMRSNRIRLGITGTNSGFYGPQGRVLRLQPAIPDFNEKLAGFTYKNLKITNLEMETAAMYGIAKLHGHRAISLNAIIANRATSEFSKDGKKTIDELIQYTLECIVKS
- a CDS encoding translation initiation factor yields the protein MDLGDQLKNLFPDHVPEEEPDKEQGKSPYWLQDEPVICKYEKRKGKPITIIEGYNGANSDFKKLTKDLKTFLGVGGSFKNETIIIQGDYRDKIMDFLKENGFSVKRVGG
- a CDS encoding substrate-binding domain-containing protein, which produces MKRVKIIGVPEHFNLPWHLALEDNAFKDRGIQLEWTDIPEGTGKMTQMLQHGEADLGVILTEGVIKSISQGNPVKIVQEYVSSPLLWGIHVDANSERNSVAALKDDKVAISRMGSGSHLMAYIHAQDSGWDTENLEFEIINNLDGAVENLSNGSNAYFMWEHFTTKPLVDNGTFRRLGDCPTPWPCFVIAATDTFISKNAGALAHILDIINTYTSEFKQIPSIDRTLSNRYGQKLEDIKEWLSKTTWGQKQLPEQTVNEVQSRLFDLNLIDEVKSPKTFLWK
- a CDS encoding uracil-DNA glycosylase, whose translation is MDVNIGPSWKIQLQKEFDKPYFKELTGFVKQEYQQYTCYPKDQEIFSAFNHFPFHETKVVVIGQDPYHGPDQANGLCFSVKDGIPHPLSLMNIFKEINMDLGKPYPESGNLQRWADQGVLLLNATLTVRAQQAGSHQKKGWEQFTDAVIQTVSNELEGVIFLLWGGFAKKKSSLIDTTKHHILTSGHPSPLSANRGLWFGNQHFSKTNTLLAQMGKTPIDW
- a CDS encoding DUF4437 domain-containing protein, whose amino-acid sequence is MHTRTNTFIAITSLFIALGCNQHKESVKPKNSGATEKTIEPTNKVVLSSDIVWQKLNPARGDQSPQAGTIWGNRNGKVATGFLAKFTDGFSSPPHIHNVTYRAVVLKGSIHNDDPKAEHMWMTPGSFWTQPQGEAHITSAKGDENIAYVEIDHGPYLVKPTDKAFDNGERPINIDASNVVWLNYEKSEWLAKDSKAEISFLWKSHTDNALQGVFVKLPKRFNGKLHSTGNIFHAVVVQGGLDYTLPQTNEIKALDIGSYFTSSDRALHSIANTSDKETILYIRTNGSLNID
- a CDS encoding DUF1835 domain-containing protein, which produces MKSLLHITNGDSFTSKLQSLQLKGDVITWREMLCEGKTLSTVGSESFWKTRFEFLNKNYKVSKSWFIEKTLKEYRSLCNHKQQDQIVLWFEYDLFCQINMLAVLSWLKTHRRHAEVSLVCSGKEDNSGRLYGLNELSDDKLLELYDNRKVLTQDDIEYADYIWQLYCSDNPIRLENQIANNDFQFEYLSDALKTHLKRFPTIKNGLNDLENHILETAKSQKPKSKKELMRELLTNQGFYGFGDTQYERMILSLKPLFSSFDPVKLTKKGLDVLKQDTNYYSEIRDNQMYLGGSLKYNFLYNTDTNRILKL
- a CDS encoding isopenicillin N synthase family dioxygenase, with product MSAIPSVDLKDFVSGDPERKDKFVKEIGTAFEDIGFVALGGHFLSDELVESLYSEIKKFFELPQEVKDTYEIEGIGGQRGYTSFGKEHAKGKKEGDLKEFWHFGQYVEDNPKLKAEYPDNVTVKELPNFNSVGKETYQMLEKTAKYVLRALALHLGLEENYFDDYIKNGNSILRPIHYPPITEEPKNAVRAAAHGDINLITLLMGAHGKGLQVKDHQGNWVDAIAKPDQLMINVGDMLSRLSNNKLKSTIHQVVNPPRELWGTSRYSIPFFMHPVSDMPLNCLENCIDEEHPKAFDDITAGEFLHERLIDLGLIKK
- a CDS encoding endonuclease MutS2: MQQIHPKTLQDLEFPTVLTQIALRCNTELGKADALNMVPFKQKEELMHVLGETSEYLASFSNDNRIPNHGFDQINSELGLLKIDNSTLEIAGFRKIGGICKTVAIHQKFFKKFKEYYPLLFEKIDALELQPDIPGAIDEVIDKFGEIKDSASTELRYIRTQINEVRGKINQSFGAALGRYQSLDFLDEIRESVVENRRVLAVKAMHRKKVKGTVMGTSKTGSIVYIVPEATLTYTRELGNLEFEEKEEVQRILNQLTDTIRPYRDVLMDYQTYLSNTDITAAKAKYANEMNGILPEVNEERKLFLRDAYHPLLFLSNKRKNEKTWPQTIKLHQENRIIVISGPNAGGKSITLKTIGLLQVMLQSGMLIPVHERSSVCFFDKILTDIGDNQSIENHLSTYSYRLKNMNHFLRKCNDKTLFLIDEFGTGSDPELGGALAEAFLEVFYEREAYGVITTHYANLKALANELPHATNANMLFNSKTLEPTFQLVLGEAGSSFTFEVAQKNGIPYSLINKAKKKIERGKVRFDATIAKLQKERSKMVETGSKLKEEEIKAREESERLEQLNSKIKSKLESYQEMYDHNQRMIQLGNKVNTAAEKYFIDKKKRPLISEMLRIVETENSKRKKTTAKKAKAQQEEKKQVAQELEQKIKKVRVEKKIKKKKEIQAEKNKPRPVFKVGDRVRLLDGKAVGTIDTLEKGKAVVNYGMFTTNVSVDQLDLVEAKKK
- the nfsB gene encoding oxygen-insensitive NAD(P)H nitroreductase translates to MEAKVNNQIDLKEVLNWRYTTKEFDPTKKIAKEDEDNIKALLQMSASSINSQPWHFIIASTDEGKQRLAKGTEGFFSFNKPKVLDASHVVLFCSKTDIHDDYLQHVTDIEDADGRFAKEEFKTQNFGAKQLFTNIHRFDLKDAQHWMEKQVYLNIGNFLLGVAALGIDAVPMEGIDVKALDEEFGLREKGYTSLVMVGLGYRSANDFNASLPKSRLPKTEIFTEI